In Kangiella profundi, one DNA window encodes the following:
- a CDS encoding alkaline phosphatase, whose amino-acid sequence MKNTLKLLPVLMATALLTACPGDDDETPSTPPESSVDWTKTNAWFEAGQNTVITANKTEVNLTRGSAKNVILFVGDGMGISTVTAARILAGQMEGKAGEENQLSFDKFPVAGLLKTYNTNQQTPDSAGTMTAMISGAKTKAGVIGLSEKALRADCASGQGEELVTAIELAEMAGKSTGIISTARITHATPAATYAKSAERNWESDDGLSEEAKSNGCKDIAQQLIDFNYGDGIDVVLGGGRRHFIPNTLTDEEGKNGKRQDGQNLISLWQSKYTNGQYVFDQSGFDAVDTTAAEKLLGLFNSSHMEYEADRSNDVAGEPSLSQMTEKSLQILSKNDNGFFLTVESGRVDHAHHAGNAYRALYDAIEFAKAIEVAVNSVDLNETLIVVTADHSHVLTLAGYPTRGNPILGLVKTNDSAGNPESEPVLAGDDRPYTTLGYTNGLGYANFGDASVGDQRYSEQHNAGRHVHTEEDTESSGFHQETLVPLGSETHAGEDVGVYAIGPGAQLLRGVNEQSMVFHAIDFAADLINQAEVNAVQ is encoded by the coding sequence ATGAAAAACACATTGAAATTATTGCCTGTTCTTATGGCAACAGCTCTGTTGACGGCATGTCCTGGTGATGACGACGAAACACCATCCACGCCACCAGAGTCATCGGTCGACTGGACTAAAACAAACGCCTGGTTTGAAGCTGGTCAGAATACAGTTATAACGGCCAATAAAACCGAAGTAAACCTAACACGTGGTTCTGCAAAAAATGTCATTTTGTTTGTTGGTGATGGCATGGGCATTTCAACGGTTACCGCTGCTCGCATTCTTGCGGGTCAGATGGAGGGAAAGGCTGGTGAAGAGAACCAATTGAGTTTTGATAAGTTTCCAGTGGCAGGTTTGCTGAAAACTTATAACACCAATCAGCAGACACCTGATTCAGCAGGAACGATGACAGCCATGATCAGTGGCGCAAAGACTAAGGCTGGTGTAATTGGTCTTTCGGAAAAAGCGTTGCGGGCCGACTGCGCATCGGGACAGGGTGAGGAACTTGTAACTGCTATAGAGCTAGCTGAAATGGCTGGAAAATCAACAGGTATTATTTCAACAGCACGAATCACCCACGCAACTCCTGCGGCCACTTATGCTAAATCTGCAGAGCGAAACTGGGAGAGTGATGATGGCCTATCCGAAGAAGCAAAAAGCAATGGCTGTAAAGATATTGCCCAGCAGTTGATCGACTTCAATTACGGTGATGGCATTGATGTGGTTTTAGGCGGTGGTCGTCGCCATTTTATACCCAATACCCTGACTGATGAAGAAGGTAAAAATGGAAAGCGTCAGGATGGCCAAAATCTGATCAGCTTATGGCAAAGCAAGTATACAAATGGTCAGTATGTTTTTGATCAGTCAGGCTTTGATGCGGTTGATACAACAGCCGCTGAGAAGTTATTAGGTTTATTCAATTCATCGCATATGGAATATGAGGCTGATAGATCCAATGATGTAGCGGGAGAACCGTCTCTTAGCCAGATGACGGAAAAGTCCTTGCAGATTTTGTCAAAGAATGACAATGGATTTTTCCTGACAGTTGAGTCCGGCCGTGTGGATCATGCCCACCATGCAGGCAATGCTTATCGTGCTTTATATGATGCGATTGAGTTTGCAAAAGCGATTGAAGTTGCTGTGAATTCCGTTGACCTGAATGAAACCCTGATAGTTGTGACTGCAGACCATAGCCACGTGTTAACGCTGGCGGGTTACCCAACACGTGGCAACCCGATTCTCGGTCTGGTCAAGACTAATGATAGTGCTGGTAATCCAGAATCAGAGCCTGTACTGGCAGGCGATGATAGACCTTATACCACTTTGGGTTATACCAATGGCTTAGGTTATGCCAACTTTGGTGATGCTTCAGTTGGTGATCAGCGCTACAGCGAACAACATAATGCTGGACGCCATGTTCACACGGAAGAAGACACTGAATCATCAGGATTTCATCAGGAAACTCTGGTGCCTTTAGGTTCTGAAACGCATGCAGGTGAAGATGTTGGTGTTTATGCCATTGGCCCCGGAGCACAACTGTTACGAGGGGTGAATGAGCAGAGCATGGTATTCCATGCCATTGACTTTGCGGCTGATTTAATCAATCAGGCTGAAGTTAACGCAGTTCAGTAA
- a CDS encoding alkaline phosphatase → MKNFSTKCGLAILSTLVVSSLHAAVVPDTQKNSSWFNEGQAAIQKQLALTPKNKAKNVILFVGDGLGVSTITAGRIFAGQKLGGTGEEHKLSFDMMPYSAQVKTYNTNQQTPDSAGTMTAMMAGVKTKAGVINIAPDAERGNCESSLGYELTTALELAEAKGLSTGVVSTARITHATPAATYAKVPERNWESDDNLPEEAVAAGCKDIASQLIELEAGDGIDVALGGGRRHFLPEDSVDSEGKNGKRKDGRDLTAEWLARYQGEAASYIETQTEFDALDIAATSKVLGLFNSSHMEYEADRQNDIGGEPSLSEMTDKAIELLKKNDNGYFLMVESGRIDHAHHAGNAYRALRDTEEFAKAVQAAVDSTNPDETLILVTADHSHVFTIAGYPQRGNPILGVVKSTDANGAPLDEPSLAADGMPYTTVGYANGLGFADYGQGNGGDQRYGDSGSNGRVDLTIVDTTQSGFHQEALVPLGSETHAGEDVAVLAQGPGAQWLQGVIEQNVIFHVINQAAELGGEKYQ, encoded by the coding sequence ATGAAAAATTTTAGTACGAAGTGTGGCCTGGCAATTTTGAGCACGTTAGTGGTTAGTTCACTGCATGCAGCGGTTGTTCCGGACACACAAAAAAACAGTAGCTGGTTTAATGAAGGTCAGGCAGCTATTCAAAAACAATTGGCATTAACACCAAAAAACAAAGCTAAGAATGTCATTTTATTTGTTGGTGACGGATTAGGTGTTTCTACCATTACCGCAGGTCGAATTTTTGCAGGGCAAAAGCTCGGTGGTACTGGAGAAGAGCACAAATTGTCATTTGATATGATGCCTTATAGTGCTCAAGTTAAAACCTACAATACTAATCAGCAAACACCTGATTCCGCAGGCACTATGACCGCCATGATGGCCGGGGTTAAAACAAAGGCTGGAGTCATTAATATTGCTCCAGATGCTGAGCGCGGCAACTGTGAAAGCTCGCTAGGATATGAGTTGACTACAGCACTTGAGCTGGCTGAGGCCAAAGGCTTATCTACGGGCGTCGTATCCACAGCCAGAATTACTCATGCCACGCCAGCTGCTACTTATGCCAAAGTGCCTGAGCGTAATTGGGAAAGTGATGACAATTTGCCTGAAGAAGCCGTGGCTGCAGGTTGTAAAGATATTGCTTCTCAACTGATTGAGCTTGAAGCGGGTGATGGTATTGATGTGGCCCTAGGTGGCGGTCGTCGCCATTTCCTGCCAGAAGACTCAGTCGATAGCGAAGGCAAAAATGGTAAGCGCAAGGATGGACGTGATTTAACCGCTGAGTGGTTAGCGCGTTATCAGGGAGAAGCTGCCAGCTATATTGAAACCCAAACTGAATTCGATGCGCTTGATATTGCAGCGACCAGTAAAGTGTTGGGCCTGTTCAACTCATCCCACATGGAGTATGAAGCGGATCGTCAGAATGATATTGGCGGAGAGCCTTCATTAAGTGAGATGACTGACAAAGCCATCGAGTTATTGAAAAAAAATGATAACGGCTATTTCCTGATGGTTGAATCAGGTCGTATCGATCATGCTCACCATGCGGGTAATGCCTATCGAGCTCTTCGTGATACAGAAGAATTTGCTAAAGCAGTTCAAGCTGCCGTGGATAGCACCAACCCAGACGAAACCTTAATTCTTGTTACCGCTGATCACAGTCACGTTTTCACTATTGCTGGCTACCCTCAGCGCGGCAACCCAATTTTAGGCGTGGTTAAAAGCACAGATGCTAATGGTGCACCTCTCGATGAGCCAAGTTTGGCAGCTGACGGTATGCCTTACACCACCGTAGGTTATGCCAATGGTTTGGGCTTTGCAGATTATGGACAAGGAAATGGTGGTGACCAGCGTTATGGAGATTCAGGCTCAAATGGTCGAGTTGATTTAACCATAGTTGATACCACACAAAGCGGATTCCACCAGGAAGCTTTAGTTCCACTTGGATCTGAAACTCACGCCGGTGAAGATGTAGCCGTTCTTGCTCAGGGACCAGGTGCTCAATGGTTGCAGGGAGTTATTGAGCAGAACGTTATTTTCCACGTTATCAATCAGGCTGCCGAACTTGGCGGTGAAAAATATCAGTAA
- the rimK gene encoding 30S ribosomal protein S6--L-glutamate ligase: MKIGILSRNPRLYSTKRLVQAAEERGHEAQVVDVLKCFMNITSNRPTVHSKVQGKVRQLEFDAVIPRIGASVTAYGTAVLRQFEVGGVYSVNESIAITRSRDKLRAHQLLARKGVGMPITSYAHSVEATDELIESVGGAPLIVKVIESTHGNGVVLAETNKAAESLINAFRSLNADFLVQEFIKEAGGSDIRCFVVGDKVIAAMQRSAKEGEFRSNLHRGGSAQVIKLKPEERALAVRAAKVMGLDVAGVDLIRSAHGPLVIEVNSSPGLEGIEKATGKDVAGSIIQFIEKDSLKGPNKPKGRG, encoded by the coding sequence ATGAAAATAGGTATTTTATCGCGCAACCCACGGCTATATTCCACTAAAAGACTGGTTCAGGCTGCTGAAGAGCGTGGACATGAAGCGCAAGTGGTTGATGTGCTCAAATGCTTTATGAACATCACATCGAACCGCCCTACCGTTCACAGCAAGGTACAGGGCAAAGTACGTCAGCTAGAATTTGATGCAGTGATTCCACGAATTGGTGCTTCAGTCACGGCTTATGGTACTGCTGTACTTCGTCAATTTGAGGTCGGTGGCGTTTACTCTGTGAATGAGTCTATCGCCATTACACGATCACGAGATAAATTACGTGCTCATCAACTTTTAGCACGTAAAGGTGTTGGCATGCCTATTACCAGTTACGCACACTCTGTTGAAGCAACTGATGAACTAATTGAGTCAGTCGGCGGCGCCCCATTAATCGTTAAGGTTATTGAAAGTACGCACGGTAATGGTGTTGTTCTTGCTGAAACAAATAAAGCTGCCGAAAGTTTGATCAATGCTTTCCGCAGTTTAAATGCTGACTTCCTGGTTCAGGAATTTATCAAAGAAGCCGGTGGTTCAGACATTCGCTGCTTTGTAGTGGGTGATAAAGTCATTGCAGCCATGCAGCGAAGTGCCAAAGAAGGCGAATTCCGCTCCAATCTGCATCGTGGTGGTAGTGCTCAAGTCATCAAACTAAAGCCTGAAGAACGAGCCCTTGCGGTTCGTGCAGCTAAAGTGATGGGGCTTGATGTTGCGGGCGTTGACCTGATTCGCTCTGCTCACGGTCCATTAGTGATTGAAGTAAACTCATCACCAGGCCTTGAAGGTATTGAAAAAGCGACAGGTAAAGATGTTGCAGGCTCAATCATCCAGTTCATCGAAAAAGACTCTTTAAAAGGTCCCAATAAGCCAAAAGGCCGTGGTTAA
- a CDS encoding ATP-dependent zinc protease family protein translates to MSKIHVGWKEKAKLSGLGIPSIKVKVDTGAKTSSLHAFDIKLIEKDDNTYVSFKTCPLRRHPKRVFTCEAEMIDYRKITSSNGQTQLRYVIRTPITIGDQTWDIDITLANREKMRYKMLLGREAMENLLVSPTEAYLQSPKD, encoded by the coding sequence ATGAGCAAAATACACGTCGGATGGAAAGAAAAGGCCAAGCTGTCAGGGCTTGGCATTCCAAGCATCAAAGTCAAAGTCGATACCGGTGCGAAAACATCAAGCCTGCACGCCTTTGATATTAAGCTCATAGAAAAGGATGATAACACCTACGTATCATTCAAGACCTGCCCTCTTCGTCGCCACCCCAAGAGAGTATTCACCTGCGAAGCGGAGATGATCGACTATCGCAAAATCACCAGCTCCAACGGCCAAACTCAGTTACGCTATGTGATTCGAACACCCATTACTATTGGTGATCAGACATGGGATATCGACATCACCCTCGCTAACCGGGAGAAGATGCGCTACAAAATGCTGCTGGGCCGTGAAGCCATGGAAAATCTCCTGGTATCACCGACAGAAGCCTATTTGCAGAGTCCGAAGGATTAG